In one Plasmodium falciparum 3D7 genome assembly, chromosome: 14 genomic region, the following are encoded:
- a CDS encoding cytochrome c oxidase assembly protein COX15, putative encodes MGFNKIFPNIFVGNILKHGYKKRLIYIDKRRFNTFNKLSRSEESYVIRKAEKCMNYVKEGYELKVGMWLSTCSLLILGMISIGGYTRLTESGLSITHWKFRGIKYPRNEEAWIKEFDKYKNTPEYKEVHYNMTLDEYKKIFFNEWLHRTFGRAIGLFFLSGASFFLYKNALKKNMIKKLSLVFLLGGFQGVVGWWMVKSGFDKPTTENKTPRVSPYRLVFHLFCASAMYSYIFLNSLTLIELGKMRKLFAKSQIPTWPEFLRNELMHEMYEKRNVTKNMKFGIFAFTLLVLSNIMYGGFVAGNDAGYAYNTWPKMIDKFVPDDVMNFIKSKKKKYSQLFENTAIVQFNHRMLGYLIVLNSFLLYYYSKSLALSKKTKRLFSLLPLITTTQLITGIHVLVHHVPIHVALVHQFGGFCILSTLLHLIKRTFK; translated from the coding sequence ATGGGATTTAATAAGATTTTTCCTAATATATTTGTAGGTAATATATTAAAGCATGGGTATAAGAAAAGGTTAATCTATATAGATAAAAGAAGGTTCAATACCTTTAACAAATTAAGTAGATCGGAGGAATCTTACGTTATAAGGAAGGCAGAAAAATGTATGAACTATGTTAAAGAGGGATATGAATTAAAGGTTGGTATGTGGTTAAGTACATGTagtttattaatattaggGATGATAAGTATAGGTGGATATACAAGATTAACAGAGAGTGGTTTATCGATAACTCATTGGAAATTTCGTGGTATAAAATACCCAAGAAATGAAGAAGCATGGATTAAAGaatttgataaatataaaaatacaccTGAATATAAGGAGGTACATTATAATATGACATTAGAtgaatataagaaaatattttttaatgaatgGTTACATAGAACATTTGGACGTGCTAttggtttattttttttaagtggtgctagtttttttttatataaaaatgctttaaaaaaaaatatgataaaaaagttATCATTAGTATTCCTATTAGGTGGATTTCAAGGTGTAGTAGGTTGGTGGATGGTAAAAAGTGGATTTGATAAACCTACAACAGAAAATAAAACACCAAGAGTGTCTCCATATAGATTggtttttcatcttttttgtGCATCAGCAATGTAtagttatatttttcttaattctTTAACATTAATTGAACTAGGAAAAATGAGAAAACTTTTTGCAAAAAGTCAAATACCTACTTGGCCAGAATTTTTAAGAAATGAATTAATGCATGAAAtgtatgaaaaaagaaatgtaacaaaaaatatgaaatttgGAATATTTGCTTTTACACTTTTGGTTTTATCTAATATTATGTATGGTGGATTTGTTGCTGGTAATGATGCAGGTTATGCATATAATACATGGCCAAAAATGATAGATAAATTTGTTCCTGATGATGTTatgaattttattaaaagtaaaaagaaaaaatattctcAATTATTTGAAAATACTGCAATAGTACAATTTAATCATCGAATGCTTGGCTATTTAATTGTTTTAAACagtttcttattatattactATTCCAAATCATTAGCTTTAAGTAAAAAGACAAAAAGActcttttcattattaccACTTATTACAACCACTCAATTGATAACAGGTATACATGTCTTGGTTC